The genomic segment TGCACATTGCTGTTCAAACAAACATTGCCTCATTGTATTCCAAACCACTGCCCTGTTCCCAAattactttcacttttcatctcACTTCCTGCACTTCCCATTTCAAGCTGTTTTCATATAGTATCACTTTgaattcagttgttttttgcCCTTCAAATGAATAGAACTTCATAAGAAGGAtgttcacaaaaataaaagaactaGCCCTGAATGTTGTGGATATCACATCATTTTACCACTGCAACTAAGAACTGGTTACTAACACGTCTAACACTTCTATTGTTCCCAGATATGAAATGCTGTGACATCCATGCTCCATTCGAGCTGCTGCcttctttttcactctttttttaataaagaattTAATTGTTTACAATTTAAGTTTTAAGCTGCACAGAGATCcatgtacaaacacaaaaatctaCTCTTCCTGACACCACTCCCAacacttcttttctctttttctctctccttacCATTGGtccctctctctcagacacCCTTCAGCACATGAATGAGAGCAAACACATAGCTGTGTACCATAAGGGCCGTTTCTTCAAGGTGTGGATGTTTTATGACGGGCGGCTGCTGTTGCCACGGGAAATAGAGCAGCAGATGGAGAGGATTTTGGCCGACAAGTCGGACCCCCTGCCAGAAGAGGAGAGAATAGCTGCACTTACTGCAGGGGACAGGTGGGTGGCATTACAGAGCGAGCTGTAGCCAGTATTGATGAGGCCACACAATTTCCATTATGGATTGTAGCATAACAGGAAGtaaagaaatactgtacatagatATGCATTTAATGCAGTGATATGTTCCAAGGTTGATTCGGTGAGGTAATAATTTGCGTTCTGCAAAACAGTTAGTGTTACTGATACtgaatacatacagtaatatataaaGGTTAATATGGCAGAGTTAGAACTGACTAAAGCCCAACCGATATTTTGCAATTTTGAGGTAGCtatcagaattttaaaaatcagatcatataaatatatatacatctctggaaaaaattaagagaccactgcaattttttcttaaatcagcATCTCTACAAGTATGGAAGCCATTCCATTCCAATGTCTGTTGAATTCCAACACAGGCACACCTCATTCTACTGAATGAGGTGCTGATTAGGTGATCACCTGAACCAAATCTTGGAaaggaaaagtataaaaaaacagTTCTGTGGTCATCACTATCCTCTTGCAGAGTTGGATGGCAAAAACAGTGCTAGGTGCTAGTAGTACCTCAAAAGTAATTGGAATCAAAAAATAACTATTCACCATgccaaaaaagttgaaaaggaaagttttgagtgaggaaaagaagggTTCAATTCTGGCTTTACTGGCAGAGGGATACAGTGAGCGTCGGGTTGCTTCCGTCCTTAAAATTTCAAACACGGCGGTTCATAAGAACAAGGTCAAGCAGCAGACATTGGGGACAACAAAGCTACAGACCGGCAGAGGGCGAAAACGACTCTCCACTGACTGGAATGACTGCCAACTCATTCGAATGTCACTCAACAACTGTAGGATGAAATCAAGTGACCAATAAAAAGAATGGCAAAAGGCAGCTGGGGTGAAGTGCACGGCAAGGACGGTTCGAAACAGGCTCCTAGGGGCAGGGCTGAAGTCGTGCAATGCTAGAAAAAAGCCCTTTATCAATGAGACGCAAAGAAGAGCCAGGATGAGGTTTGCAAGAGACCATAAGGATTGGACTGTAGAGGACTGGAGTAAGGTCATCTTCTCTGATGAGTCCAATTTTCAGCTTTATCCAACACCTGGTCGTCTAATGGTTAGACGGAGGCCTGGAGAGGCCTATAAGCCACAGTGTCTCGCACCCactgtgaaatttggtggaggATCGGTGATGATCTGGGGGTGCTTCAGCAAGGCTGGAATCGGGCAGATTTGTCTTTCTGAAGGACGCATGGATCAAAACACGTACAAGGTTGTCCAGGAAGAAAACTTGCTTCCTTCTGCTCTGACAATGTTCCCCAACTCTAAGGACTGTTTTTTCCAGCAGGACAATGCTCCATGCCACACAGCCAGGTCAATCAAGGTGTGGATAGAGGACCACCAGATCAAGACCCTGCCATGGccagcccaatctccagacctGAACCCCATTGAAAACCGCTGGAATGTGATCAAGAGGAAGATGGATGGTCACAAGCCATCAAACAAATCCGAGCTGCGTGAATTTTTGCACCAGGAGTGGCATAAAGTCACCCAACAATGTGAAAGACTGGTTGAGAGCATGCCAAGACGCGTGAAAGCTGTGATTCAAAATGTGATTTGGTGGTTATtccaccaaatattgatttctgaACTCTTCCTGAGTTAAAACATTAgtattgtgttgtttaaaaatgaatgtgaacttattttcttttcattattcaAGATCTGACAACACTgcatcttttttgttattttgaccagTTGTTGCTTTCGGCAAATAAATGCtctaaattacaatatttttatttggaatttgggaaaaatgttgtcagtagtttatagaataaaacaaaaatgttaatttcacCCAAACACATACCTATAAATAGTAAAACCAGAGAAACTGATAATTTTGCAGTGgtctcttaattttttccagagctgtatatattatatattgtcatatattcagtttttaaaatataacaatatattataatatttttcacAAGAATCACTTAAATGTGATACTAAAGAATTGTacccaagatatgtactgagcagTACATTTTGCAGTTGGAAAATAAACACGGTGAACATTCTGCAGGACCCCATGGGCCAAGGCTCGTGAAACCTACTTCAACCGTGGTAAGAACAAGCAATCTTTGGACGCCATTGAGAAGGCAGCCTTCTTTGTAACCCTTGATGACACTGAGCAGCGCTATGATGCAGACAACCCAGTCAAGTCTCTGGACAGTTATGCCAAGTCCTTGCTCCACGGAAAGTGCTACGACAGGTGGGACAGATAAACttgatatattttgtttctaattATCAAAGCGTTTGCAGCACAAGTTCgtttataaataaattgaagcCGTTTATTCTTTGTCTTCATTCAGGTGGTTTGACAAATCCTTTAACCTGATAGTTTTTAAGAATGGCACCATGGGACTGAACGCAGAGCATTCATGGGCAGATGCTCCAATCATTGGCCATCTGTGGGAGGTACGTCAATGTAGTTTTTATCTAATGAATTTCTAATTTTTGCATTAAACCAGCTTGTAATTATGTCAGAAggaataaattaaatgattgtCACTGTTTATCTTTGGGTATTATTACTTAGGGAACTTTTTTACTTAGGGAACTTTTTTACtcgggtttgagtacccgaatgaccctgggagctatgttgcctggggctgtatgcccctggtagggtcacccatggcaaacaggtccagggtgacgggtcagaccaagagcggttcagaagacccttcagaagacccttatggattatttaaaatcaaggccagttacgtcgcccggattggcgctaccgggccccaccctggagccaggcctggggtgggtgcccgacggcgagcgcctggtggccgggcctttcccacggggcccggccgggcacagcccgaaggagcggcgtggggccgccctcccgtggacccaccacccgcaggaggatccgtaaggggcggtgcagagagatctgggcggcagtcgaaggcaggggccggcgaccagatctccggacacagaaactggctctagggacatggaatgtcacttcgctgggggaaggagcctgagcttgtgcgggaggttgagcgttaccggctagatatagtcggcctcgcctccacgcacagcctgggctctggaacccgtctctctcgagaggggctggacgctccatttctctggcgttgccggcggggagaggcggcgggctggtgtgggcctgctcatagccccacagctcagccgtcacgtgttggagtttaccccagtgaacgagagggtcgcgtccctccgcctccgggtgggggacaggtctctcactgttgtggcggcctacgggccaaacagcagtgcagagtaccaggccttcttggagtccctgggaggggtactagacagtgcaccacccggggactccgttgttctactgggggacttcaacgcccacgtgggcaacgacagtgacacctggagaggggtaatcggaaggaacggcccccctgatctgaacccgagcggtgttcagttgttggacttctgtgctagttacagtttgtccataactaacaccatgttcaagcacaagggtgtccatcagtgcacgtggcaccaggacacctaggcgggaggtcgatgatcgactttgttgtcgtatcatctgacctccgccgcgtgtcttggacactcgggtgaagagaggggcggagctgtcaaccgatcaccacctggtggtgagttggatccgctggcggggaggaagccagacagacttggcaggcccaagcgtatcgtgagggtctgctgggaacgtctggcggagccctctgtcagcagggtctacaactcacacctccggagagcttctcccagatcccgggaggttggggacattgagtccgagtggaccatgttttccacctccattgtcgatcggcgcggctcgtagctgtggtcgcaaggtttctggtgcctgtcgcgggcggcaatccccgaacacggtggtgggcgccgaagtaagggatgccgtcaggctgaagaaggagtcctatcgggccttgttggctcgtgggactcccgaggcagctgacaggtaccggcaggctaagcgtgctgcagcccgtgcggtcacagaggcaaaaactcaggactgggagaggttcgagaggccacggaggaggactatcggtcggcctcaaagaaattctggcaaaccgtccgacggctcaggaggggaagcagtgcttcaccaacaccttgtacggtgcgggtggagagctgttgacctcgactggggatgttgtcggacggtggaaggaatactttgaggatctcctcaatcccgctgtcacgtcttccgaagaggaagcggaggctggggaccggaggcggactcatccatcaccctggccgaagtcactgaggttgttggcaagctccttggtggcaaggcttgggggtggatgagatccgtcctgagtatcttaagtctctggatgttgtgggactgtcttggctgacacatctctgcaacatcgcgtggcggtctgggacagtgcctctggactggcagaccggggtggtggtccctctgtataagaagggggaccggagggtgtgttccaatcacagaggatcacacttctcagcctcccggtaaggtctattccagggtactggagaggagaattgtccgatagtcgaacctcggattcaggaggagcagagtggttttcgtcccggtcgtggaacactggaccagctctatactctccatcgggtgctcgagggttcatgggagtttgcccaaccagtccacatgtgctttgtggatctggagaaggcattcgaccgtgtgccccgggcgctttggggagtgctctgggagtatggggtccggggccctttgctaagggctgtccggtccctgtataaccggagcaggagctgtgttcgcattgccggcagtaagtcagacctgttcccggtgcatgttggactccgccagggctgccctttgtcaccggttctgttcataatttatatggacagaatttctaggcgcagtcaggggccggagggtgtccggtttgggaaccacaggatctcatctctgctgtttgcagatgatgtcgttctgatgaaaccaggacctgcagcatgcactgggacggtttgcagccgagtgtgatcagctgggatgagaatcagctcttccaaatctgaggccatggttcttgaccggaaaaaggtggtttgctctcttcgcgtgggtggggagtccttgccccaagtggaggagtttaagtatctcggggtcttgttcacgagtgagggacggatggagcgtgagattgacaggcggatcggtgcagcgtctgcagtgatgcgggcgctgtatcggaccgttgtggtaaagaaggagctgagtcgaaagacaaagctctcgatttaccggtcaatctacgctcctgccctcacctatggtcatgagctttgggtagtgaccgaaaggacaagatcgcggatacaagcggccgaaatgggcttcctccgcccgagtggctgggcgctcccttagagatagggtgaggagctcagtcacacggggctcggagtagagccgctgctcctccacgtcgagaggagccagctgaggtggctagggcatctgatccggatgcctcctgggcgcctcctcgggaggtgttctgggcatgtcccaccgggaggcggccccgggaagacccaggacacgctggagggactatgtctctcggctggcctgggaacgcctcgggatcccccccggaggagctggaggaagtgtctggggcgaaggaagtctgggagtctctgcttagactgctgcccccgcgacccggccccggataagcggaagaagatggatggatggatggaactTTTTTACTTACTTAGATTTAGGGAAAACAATAAGGAATGCATTTAACTAGTTCAACAATCTGAACTAATACAATGGAatggaaaataatgtttttatgttctgATTGGCATGATAGTTGTCCATTGAATTTGGACAGTAATGTGAAATCAATCAATTTCATGTCTTCCATTTAATTGAGTTAGTCATGTTAAAACTTGACTCTGCATTGCAGCATGTACTTTCCATGGACCCTGTTAAGCTGGGATATACTGAGGATGGTCACTGCTGTGGGGACCCCCACCCCAACCTGCCAGGTCCTCAGAGGCTGCAGTGGGACATCTCTGCTGAGGTAAGGGCCGGGTTATTCTCAAAAACAACTAGTTCCTACAATGTTTTGTCTGTCCACATTTGGAGGCAAAAGTGTTTTATATCTGTTACGAATGGCCACCCTTGCAGTTGGGGAGAAAAGCCGGCCAGCATAAAGTGGAGGAGACACtataattgtttaaatatggggataactGCGCACACTTTCAAACagtacacatgaaaagtgacagaaatagttgtgtaaataatgaaaaaagagagctagagagagaagttcataccctgcttactttctcacctttgcacagctggccaatcactgcgtgaagtgggtgtgaatgtcagattgttgGTTTCAGAAAGTTAGAAAAATGGACATAGCCCCCGCAATTCCAACACCTGAAAGGTGTGGGGTAAGGTTGTTTGCGAAGCTGCTTGACCATACATCAGGCACTTCTGATGAAGCATACTGGCATCTTAAAGGAagagttcaccccaaaatcaaaaatacatatttttcctcttacctgtagtgctatttatccatctagattatttTGGTGAGTTTTGCCGagttttgtttcatgtgggaactattttctttctaccgatagttcctacatgaaactgctcacataTAGTTCcaatatattcaaaaaatgcagacatgtcTACAGctaatatctccaaaactcagcaactcacaccaaaacaatctagatggataaatagcactacagacaagaggaaaaatatgtattttcgattttggggtgaactgtcccttaaGACTGCTAGAACCTCTCATACACTATGGGCTGATACCTGAAATTTGATATTCATAGGCCTTGGCTTCCCTCTGCTGGTAGCTTGAACTGTGTGcacttgtgtattttattatgtaaatTCAAAGATGCAGAGAAAGGGCTATTGGGGTATTGGGtatatttgaaattttaaatgtGACAGTACAACAACCGGTGTTAGTCTCAGAAGTACTAATtccactgacattttatttatctgagctttctaaataaaaatactgttttatcaATATGTTGTCAGCTATCTGCTTGGTCTAACATACAAGTCTGTCACTTCCTCTAGTGCCACGAGGTCATCCAGAGCTCTCTGACAGTAGCCAGGACTCTGGCTGATGATGTGGACTCTCACATTTTCCCCTTCAGTGACTTTGGGAAGGGTCTGATTAAGAAGTGCCGCACCAGTCCTGATGCCTTCATCCAGATCGCACTACAGCTGGCCCATTACAGGGTAAgtgccagtggtggaatgtaactaagtacatttactcaagtactgtacttaagtacaattctgaggtactcgcactttacttgaatatttccattttatgctactactttggaggcaaatattgtactttttactccactacatttattagaaaacttcagttactagttactttgcagattcacattattaatacaaaatgtaaatgtgattaatatgtcgattattttcttgttttactcgattagttgtttggtctataaaatgtcagataattgtgaaaaatgtcgatcagtgtttcccaaagcccaagatgaGAAGATATTCAGTGTACTTGTCATAGAGgagtaaagaaaacagaaaatattcacatttaagaagctggaatcagagaatcttgactattttactattttgaCTATTTTTTCCTTAAAAATTACTCAAACTGATTTAATCGATTATCGAAATAGTTTGTGATTAATTTCATTGTtgacaattaatcaattttaatcattgcagctctaattattatggattaagttacccagcagtatataaagtagttagaaattagctccacctttaccagctgcaacattaaagtgatgaacacattaatgcatcaataattataatctaataatataatatatatgattatGTGATGAGGCATTTCTGCACAATAAgtacttctacttctacttaCTTGActgtaagtatattttgatgctaatacttttgtacttttaagtaagattctgaatgcaggactttaacttgtaacagagtatttttacactgtagtattgctacttttacttaagtaaaagatctgaatacatCTTACACCACTGATAAGTAGATACATCTCACTGCTTTTTCAGCAAAATTTTATGACTTGAACACttgtatgcatttatttatgtgtcATTTAGTGGCCTTTGCATGTTATTCTCATTATTATAACTGATATAGTCCAGTCACACTTCTCTTAAattccagcagagggcagtcACAACTTGCCAgccaacatactgtatcattGAAGACTGTCAAACATtgtcaattaattatttaatcaaaACATTGTTCAGCTTTAGTTTGAGGCTGTATTTTCCTGTTCGTTTTGCAgtttatttacaaaatacaacacaagCTTATATAAAGGGGGCGATAATCGAACATCTTTGTAAAGTTAACACTTGCAGCTAATTGGCATTTATCTTCAgataaattcatttatttagctTCCTTGGTAATGGCAGTTTAGAAATGGTATTCCTAGTGTTTCTGATATTTAGTCAATCCCTTATAAATGTAAGCCTCCTAAAAGTCGCTgactttttttgtaattatcaACATGTCAAATCTGTTAACTCATTAACAGTTTGTAAAACAACTTCCTGTGGTTTCTCTTTCTAATGTTGACCCATGCTGTCTCAACAGGACAAAGGGAAGTTCTGCCTGACATACGAAGCCTCCATGACGCGTTTGTTCCGTGAGGGCCGAACAGAAACTGTGCGCTCCTGCACCATGGATACTTGTGCTTTTGTTCGTTCCATGATCAGAGATGAGACAGTAAGgctaaacagcagcaacacaccaCACGTCTGATTGCAGTGCTACTCTTAGCCACCGATTGTTAATCGAGTGTGCAGATCATGCTCTTCAATTGTTTGCAGTGTTTCACTTTTATCTCTTTCCTGTCCTTTCAGAGAGAAGAGCGTCTCAAGTTGCTCAAACTGGCAGCAGAGAAGCATCAAGCTATGTACCGCCTGGCAATGACAGGAGAGGGCATCGATCGCCAccttttctgtctctatgtGGTTTCCAAATACCTGGGAGAAGACTCACTCTTCCTCAAGGAGGTACGAGGTGTTGTTGCAAGTTGTTGTGAGATTTCTGCTCTTAAAGCTGTTATAGTGGTTCTTGTAAATTGACCCCCACAATGGGATATTGTCCATGTGAAtctattattattgatttacaGCAATACAAACGAAGTGGCTATGGTCCGAGTGCGGCTGCCCACTTCTTCATACAATGACGAAACGTTGAGAGTGGTCACCTGTTAAACCTTTGACAATTTTGCACTTAAAATGACGGTTTCCAAGATTTGGGTCTCGGCCCAGGTCTAGGCTGAAGGGGCCTTTTTAAAACAATCGAGTTTCTCTGATTTAGCTTGGACTAGTTGTAAATTAAGACTAGTCTTGAATTTACTAAAGGAAGATTATTTGAGGAACTCCTGAATGAGTGGtatatggttgaaatcaataCAATCATTTCATAGTAGCCTTCTACTTACCTTTCTGTGGTAAAAGTAAGTAGATTGTGCTCTGTATACTTCCAGTAGTATACCCTGTTAATAAATGCCCATGTTAAGCAGTCATATCATTTAACTCAGGcaaaagaatgaaaaagcaTATTTATCCATCTTCCACTTAAATGTGACACGGTATATTTAAATCCAGTTCATCACTGTGTTACATAACACGTGTCACTTCTCCCTTTCCCTCAATAACTTTCCGCTGAGTATCTAATAAGGGAAAAAATGCATCTACATCAGGCTATAAAATGTTACTTGGGCTGAGAACACAACATGATTGCTTTGACCAgtgaattaaatgtatttttacccTTTTTATGTTTAGGTCCTGTCTGAGCCGTGGAGGCTGTCCACCAGTCAGACCCCTATGCAGCAGCCTGAGCTTTTTGATCTGGTCAGACACCCTGAGTATGTGTCCTCTGGAGGTGGATTTGGTCCGGTAAGTTATCCATCAAAACATTGTCATGCAATTTGTGTCCATCACTCATAAATATTAGTTTCATCTTCACTAAGGGATAGCATGTCACACATGTT from the Siniperca chuatsi isolate FFG_IHB_CAS linkage group LG4, ASM2008510v1, whole genome shotgun sequence genome contains:
- the cpt1ab gene encoding carnitine O-palmitoyltransferase 1, liver isoform isoform X1 — translated: MAEAHQAVAFQFTVTPDGIDLQLCHEALRQIYLSGLHSWKKRFIRFKNGVMTGVYPGSPGGFMVVVVSYMSYNKYNQLDPSLGLIAKLGQHIPISRYMSTNSQMIVGGVLVGTGLWVSIIMIMRNVLKCLLSWHGWMNARHGSMSWTTRLWMLLVKVFSGRKPMLYSFQNSLPRLPVPTIKDTCRRYLESVRPLMDDEQYERMQGLTKDFEKNLGPRLQWYLKLKSWWASNYVSDWWEEYIYLRGRGPIMVNSNYYAMDFLYVFPTSIQAARAGNAIHAIMLYRRKLDRAQIKPIFLLANKVPLCSAQWERMFNTTRIPGLETDTLQHMNESKHIAVYHKGRFFKVWMFYDGRLLLPREIEQQMERILADKSDPLPEEERIAALTAGDRTPWAKARETYFNRGKNKQSLDAIEKAAFFVTLDDTEQRYDADNPVKSLDSYAKSLLHGKCYDRWFDKSFNLIVFKNGTMGLNAEHSWADAPIIGHLWEHVLSMDPVKLGYTEDGHCCGDPHPNLPGPQRLQWDISAECHEVIQSSLTVARTLADDVDSHIFPFSDFGKGLIKKCRTSPDAFIQIALQLAHYRDKGKFCLTYEASMTRLFREGRTETVRSCTMDTCAFVRSMIRDETREERLKLLKLAAEKHQAMYRLAMTGEGIDRHLFCLYVVSKYLGEDSLFLKEVLSEPWRLSTSQTPMQQPELFDLVRHPEYVSSGGGFGPVADDGYGVSYIIVGEDLINFHISSKHSSPETDSHRFGANIRQAMLDMVDLFQLDKKNK
- the cpt1ab gene encoding carnitine O-palmitoyltransferase 1, liver isoform isoform X2, producing MAEAHQAVAFQFTVTPDGIDLQLCHEALRQIYLSGLHSWKKRFIRFKNGVMTGVYPGSPGGFMVVVVSYMSYNKYNQLDPSLGLIAKLGQHIPISRYMSTNSQMIVGGVLVGTGLWVSIIMIMRNVLKCLLSWHGWMNARHGSMSWTTRLWMLLVKVFSGRKPMLYSFQNSLPRLPVPTIKDTCRRYLESVRPLMDDEQYERMQGLTKDFEKNLGPRLQWYLKLKSWWASNYVSDWWEEYIYLRGRGPIMVNSNYYAMDFLYVFPTSIQAARAGNAIHAIMLYRRKLDRAQIKPLMLLHTIPMCSAQYEYMFNTSRVPGVDTDTLQHMNESKHIAVYHKGRFFKVWMFYDGRLLLPREIEQQMERILADKSDPLPEEERIAALTAGDRTPWAKARETYFNRGKNKQSLDAIEKAAFFVTLDDTEQRYDADNPVKSLDSYAKSLLHGKCYDRWFDKSFNLIVFKNGTMGLNAEHSWADAPIIGHLWEHVLSMDPVKLGYTEDGHCCGDPHPNLPGPQRLQWDISAECHEVIQSSLTVARTLADDVDSHIFPFSDFGKGLIKKCRTSPDAFIQIALQLAHYRDKGKFCLTYEASMTRLFREGRTETVRSCTMDTCAFVRSMIRDETREERLKLLKLAAEKHQAMYRLAMTGEGIDRHLFCLYVVSKYLGEDSLFLKEVLSEPWRLSTSQTPMQQPELFDLVRHPEYVSSGGGFGPVADDGYGVSYIIVGEDLINFHISSKHSSPETDSHRFGANIRQAMLDMVDLFQLDKKNK